In Rutidosis leptorrhynchoides isolate AG116_Rl617_1_P2 chromosome 2, CSIRO_AGI_Rlap_v1, whole genome shotgun sequence, one genomic interval encodes:
- the LOC139890822 gene encoding serine/threonine-protein kinase-like protein At5g23170 produces the protein MKDYNHQELIEATHNYSKSHLIGRGSHGCIYKATLKNGKIVAIKTPSLALSNLEDTSKIENEAQILSSLAPNPYLVNLLGTTHDSNGHLVLVIEHMSGGMLHGSLHTGDSSPPSWCKRVKMIIQIARAVQYLHESKPIIIHRDIKSENILFDSKSNARLADFGLAVLMTSYDSPSQQVDSVSLPAGTIGYLDPSYTTPCKLSTKNDVFSFGVVLLEIISGTKAIDVSRTPASIVEWSIGLIEKGQTMKICDSRVNMPRRIECVIRHMLEIAIQCVSSDEESRPSMTEVVTKLERFRYPIWVDMVQRILQLKSRDKVSLKRLSTATTTVVATSGVTKRKVLLRDVLAGDVL, from the coding sequence ATGAAAGACTATAACCATCAAGAACTTATTGAAGCAACTCATAACTACTCAAAATCTCATCTTATAGGCAGAGGAAGCCATGGATGCATCTACAAAGCCACTCTTAAAAATGGCAAGATTGTTGCTATAAAGACACCTTCTTTAGCCCTTTCCAACCTAGAAGATACCTCCAAGATTGAAAATGAAGCTCAAATTTTATCATCtcttgctccaaatccatatttgGTCAACCTACTTGGAACAACTCATGACTCAAATGGTCATTTAGTCCTTGTAATTGAACACATGTCCGGTGGCATGCTTCACGGCTCGCTCCACACGGGTGACTCGTCTCCACCATCATGGTGTAAACGGGTCAAAATGATAATTCAAATAGCTCGTGCAGTGCAATACCTGCACGAGTCTAAGCCCATTATCATCCACCGAGATATTAAGTCGGAAAATATTTTGTTTGACTCAAAGTCAAACGCTCGGTTGGCTGATTTTGGGCTTGCAGTGCTTATGACAAGTTATGACTCACCGAGTCAACAAGTTGACTCAGTTAGTCTACCTGCAGGTACTATTGGATACTTGGATCCTAGTTACACTACCCCGTGTAAGCTAAGCACAAAAAACGATGTGTTTAGTTTTGGGGTCGTGTTGCTAGAGATCATTAGTGGCACTAAAGCAATCGACGTTTCCAGGACTCCAGCGTCAATAGTAGAATGGTCGATTGGTTTGATCGAAAAAGGCCAAACAATGAAAATATGTGACAGTAGAGTTAACATGCCACGACGTATTGAATGTGTGATACGACATATGCTAGAAATAGCAATACAATGTGTCTCGTCTGATGAAGAATCACGTCCATCGATGACTGAAGTTGTTACGAAACTGGAAAGGTTTAGATATCCGATATGGGTAGATATGGTACAACGCATACTGCAATTAAAAAGCCGTGATAAGGTCAGTTTAAAGAGGTTGAGCACCGCTACTACAACCGTGGTTGCCACAAGTGGTGTCACAAAAAGGAAAGTTTTGTTAAGAGATGTATTGGCAGGTGATGTTTTGTAG